A stretch of DNA from Nonlabens ponticola:
CTTTGGTAGTGTAATCATTGCGGTCAAAACCTGTGTTGCCGCCACCATCGAGACTTTTAAAGCCATCGCTATTGAAGTTGAGGTACTCTGCGACAAACCCAAAATGCTCGCCAGAATCACCTACTCGCAGTTCTGTTTGTCTCGTATTGTAATTTCCAAAATTGATGCGACCGTAGCCTTGCAAGTCAGATGGTACTGCGCTGGATACAAAATTGATAGCACCACCAGTAGTAAATGGGCCGTATTGAATCTGACTGCTACCTTTGAGAACCTCAACAGACTGCATGCGTGCTACATTAGGAAAATAATAAGCTGCTGGAGCAGAGTAGGGCGCTGGCGCGATCAATACACCATCTTCCATCAAGGTGATTTTAGAAGAACGTTCTGCTTGGGTTCCTCTTAGAGAGATATTAGGACGCAAACCAAAACCATCTTCTTCGGTAATATTCACACCAGGAACTTTCAATAGAACCCGATTGACATCTGTGTAATTGAATCTTTCCAGCTCTTCGGCGGTTACTTTGTATGAACTACCAGTGCGATTTAGCTTTTCAAATCGGCTTCCAAAAAGCGATCGCTGTTTCAAATAAATCGACTCAAGATTGTTGATGCTGTCATTAGTTTGAGCAAAAAGGGTACTTGCAGAAATCAGCGCCAATCCTGTTAAAAATATTCTTATCATTATTTAGACTTAGTATAAATAGAATTTCAGATTGCAAAACTAAAACCTTATTTAGATTTAATAAGAATAAGAAGCGAATAAATTTTTATGAAGTTTTCTAATCAAAAGATTTATAGTGATAGATAAATACTATTGTACTGTACTTGCTGCCATCTTACAATGTTCATCTATGCAATCACCCAGCGAAACACCGCTTACGAAATTACCAGCGACCTTGAATCCAGTATTCTGTAATTCCCATTGAGCAATATCATTCAGTAATTGGTGATGACCTACCTTTTTTTGTGGTATAGCCTGTGGCCAGTTTTTATGATCAAGCAGCTCCAGTTTAGCAGAGTAGCCTGTCCATTTTTCAAATAGCGGCTGGCACAAGGTATCTAATAGTTTTTTTGGCTCATTGGTTGCCGTATGATCTGGTTTGATGAAAAAATTGATCAAACCATGTGTTTCCGTACGAGCTGTTTCAAAAACTAGAGCATTATACATAACGCCTATCAAATCCTTGCGCTCAAAGCCAGAGGCTAGAAAGCCAAAACCTGTGCAGCATCGCTCTAATTCCGCAAGATCGACACGTGTTTGCAAGGTGAGCATCGGGTTGTAATCGATAATTAATTTTGGAAAGTCGGCTGGCATAATTCTAAGCAACGCATAGGATGGCAAGGTTGAGATGACTCGACTAGCAGTAATTTCTTCACCCGTGGATAATTTTATTTTCCAGTGCGCATCGTTCTTATTTACATTGACTACTTCAGTGTCAAGGTGCATATGATTGTTTTGCTTTCGCGAAAGCGTAACCACCAATGACTCTAAACCATTTTTCAAAGTAATGATCTTGCGACTGGCACCGGGCGAATTTTTAAGTCCTTTAAGTACGCTTCCAAATTCACGTTCCAACTCGACAAGCCGCGGGAAAACGCTCGCCATTTCAAGTTCTCTTGCATCACCAGCATAGATACCCGATACTATCGCACCGGCCATACGTTGCGCGACCTGAGTGCCAAATCTGCGCTCAAAAAAGTCATAGACGCTCTCGCCAGCAGGTGATTTCGATTTAATAAAAGGCTCTTTAAGGATACGCAGTTTCCCAGAAACAGACAGCAATCTAGTGGTAATCAAAGTGAGCGGCGACGCCTTGAGCGTGTGCAGCTGGTCATCCCAAAGTATCTGGCGTATGTTGCTCTCTTGACGTGCATGAATAATTTCTTTTTCCAGATCCAGCTCTTTTAAAAGTTCATTCACAGCTGGCGTGGCAACGAGACTATTAGGTCCGTATTCTATGGTCAGTCCATCAACATGCTTAGACTGTATCACGCCACCAGCTCTGGCTGACTTTTCAAGAACGGCATATTCCACGCCTTGTTTGTGCAATTCAAATCCAGCACTCAAACCAGACAGGCCAGCGCCCAGAACAAGTGTGTCATAATGTGATTTGAGTTGCATGATGCAAAGGTAAGTCTTGAATAGATTAGTTATCAGTTATCAGTTGACAGTCAACGGTTGTCGGTGGATAGCTGTCGTGGATCAGTTTTCAATGAACGATTATTGATTTTAACTTCTTAATTATGTGTTCCTTTCGGCCAATTCGTTATTTCCATATTCCATATTCCATATTCCATATTCCATATTCCATATTCCATATTCCATATTCCATATTCCATATTCCATATTCCGTACTCGATAGTTCAATTATAAGTTTAAGTTCAATATTCCGTACTCGATAGTTCAATTATAAGTTTAAGTTCAATCCATCTTCCTAAGTCATAACTCTTAAGTCATAAGTTTGCGATGTCATTCGTATCCAATATTTCAGCTGCTTTGCGATCCTAATTGTATCGATTCTCGAGCGTCACAATAAGCCGTATATTTGCATGCAATTAAATTTAATTGCGATGATCTCACACGATGCCAAGTTTGTTGGTGAAGGCCTTACTTATGACGATGTTCTTCTCGTCCCTGGCTACAGCGAGGTACTACCTAGAGAGGTAAGTATTTCTTCAAAATTCTCACGTAATATCACCTTGAATGTTCCAGTCATTTCGGCGGCGATGGATACGGTGACTGAAAGTCGTATGGCGATTGCCATGGCTCAAGAAGGTGGCATTGGTGTTTTACACAAGAATATGTCCATTGAGGCACAAGCTCAAAAAGTACGTCGCGTTAAACGTGCAGAAAGTGGTATGATCATCGATCCTGTCACCTTAACAGAAGATGCTACCATCGGCGATGCAAAAGCCAGCATGAGAGAGCACAGCATTGGTGGTATTCCCATCATAGATGCAGCAGGTTATATTAAAGGTATCGTTACAAATCGTGACTTGCGATTTGAAAAAGACGATGATAGATTAGTGACTGAGGTCATGACTTCAGAAAACTTAATCACTGCAAAAGCCGGCACATCGCTACAGCAAGCAGAATTGATATTGCAGGAACACAAGATTGAGAAACTACTGGTAGTTAGCGACGACGATAAGTTGGTAGGCTTGATAACCTTTAGAGATATTACAAAGCTCACATTAAAACCGCATGCCAATAAGGACCGATATGGTAGACTAAGAGTGGCTGCAGCCCTCGGCGTGACACACGATGCAGTCGATAGAGCAGCAGCGTTAGTAGAAGCTGGTGTTGATGCAGTCGTCATTGATACGGCACACGGTCATACTAAGGGTGTGGTCAACGTACTTAAAGAAGTAAAAAAACGATTTCCAGATCTAGACGTTGTGGTAGGTAATGTCGCTACTGCCGAGGCTGCAAAATATCTTGCAGATGCAGGCGCAGACGCCGTGAAAGTAGGAATAGGTCCAGGTTCTATCTGTACAACACGAGTGGTTGCTGGTGTAGGTTTCCCACAATTAAGTGCCGTGATGGAAGCATCTCATGCGCTCAAGGGAACTGGCGTTCCTGTCATTGCTGATGGTGGTATACGTTACACAGGTGATATACCTAAAGCACTAGCTGCTGGCGCAGATTGCGTAATGTTGGGATCGATGCTGGCAGGAACCACAGAGTCGCCAGGAGAAACAATTATATATGACGGGCGTAAGTTCAAGTCTTACCGTGGTATGGGATCGGTAGAAGCCATGAAAACTGGCTCTAAGGATCGATATTTCCAGGATGTAGAAGACGATATTAAAAAATTAGTGCCAGAAGGAATAGTTGGTCGTGTTCCTTTTAAAGGTGATTTGGTTGAAAGTATGACTCAATTTATAGGCGGCCTAAGAGCCGGAATGGGTTACTGCGGTGCAGGATCGATTGAGGAGCTTAAGGATAAAGGTAAGTTTGTAAAAATCACGGCTGCTGGTGTTCATGAGAGCCATCCACATGATGTGACCATTACCAAAGAGGCGCCTAATTACAGCCGCAAGTAATGAAAATCATTTGCATAGGCCGCAATTATGCCAAACATATTGAGGAGCTGGACAACGAGCGTCCCGTTGAGCCTGTAGTTTTCATGAAGCCGGATACATCCATTTTATTGGATAAGAATCCGTTTTTTATTCCAGAATTCTCAAATGATGTTCATCATGAAGTAGAGGTTGTGGTTAAGATCAATCGCTTGGGTAAGCACATCGATAAAAAATTTGCCCATAAATACTATCAAGAAATAGGTCTAGGTATTGATTTTACCGCACGAGATGTGCAACAACGTTGCAAGGAGCAAGGTTTGCCATGGGAAAAGGCAAAGGCCTTTGATGGTGCTACCGTAGTTTCTAGAAAGTTTATCGACAAGAATGATCTAGGTGATTTAGGACAGCTGGACTTTCAGTTACATAAAAATGGCGAGTTGCAACAAGATGGCAATACAAGTCACATGTTATGGAATATTGATGAGATCATAGCCTATGTTTCTACCTTTTTCACGCTTAAAATAGGAGACCTTATCTTTACCGGCACTCCATCAGGAGTTTCCCGCGTCATAGAGAATGACGAGCTAGTTGGCACTTTGAGTGGTCAACAATTATTTTCAATTAGAGTAAAATGAGTAAACGATATAATCTAGATAACATCAAGGTACTTTCAGACAACGACCCAGAGTTTATCAAATCCATGGTCGAGGTGTTTTGCCTGGAAATACCACAGGATCTAGAAAACCTGGCGACTGGTGTGGTAGAAGATGATAGGAATAAGGTACACGAGTACGCCCATAAGATCAAGCCTACGGTAGAGATGTTTGGTTTAAGTACGCATACAGATGTTCTAGTACTAGAAGCTTGGGGTAAGTCACAGGATCCTATGGATATCAGTGAGCACTTTATGCGCGTACAAGAGGATTTACAGGCTACGGTAAAGCAACTTAAAGAAGATTTTCCGCAATGATCGCGACCATCATTACCATAGGTGATGAAATCCTTATAGGTCAAATTGTCGATACTAATTCTGCATGGATGGCTCGAGAGCTTAATCGTGTTGGGGTTTCAGTTCTTGAGATCATGTCTATTAGTGATGATGAGGATCATATAG
This window harbors:
- the hemG gene encoding protoporphyrinogen oxidase, with amino-acid sequence MQLKSHYDTLVLGAGLSGLSAGFELHKQGVEYAVLEKSARAGGVIQSKHVDGLTIEYGPNSLVATPAVNELLKELDLEKEIIHARQESNIRQILWDDQLHTLKASPLTLITTRLLSVSGKLRILKEPFIKSKSPAGESVYDFFERRFGTQVAQRMAGAIVSGIYAGDARELEMASVFPRLVELEREFGSVLKGLKNSPGASRKIITLKNGLESLVVTLSRKQNNHMHLDTEVVNVNKNDAHWKIKLSTGEEITASRVISTLPSYALLRIMPADFPKLIIDYNPMLTLQTRVDLAELERCCTGFGFLASGFERKDLIGVMYNALVFETARTETHGLINFFIKPDHTATNEPKKLLDTLCQPLFEKWTGYSAKLELLDHKNWPQAIPQKKVGHHQLLNDIAQWELQNTGFKVAGNFVSGVSLGDCIDEHCKMAASTVQ
- the guaB gene encoding IMP dehydrogenase, which gives rise to MISHDAKFVGEGLTYDDVLLVPGYSEVLPREVSISSKFSRNITLNVPVISAAMDTVTESRMAIAMAQEGGIGVLHKNMSIEAQAQKVRRVKRAESGMIIDPVTLTEDATIGDAKASMREHSIGGIPIIDAAGYIKGIVTNRDLRFEKDDDRLVTEVMTSENLITAKAGTSLQQAELILQEHKIEKLLVVSDDDKLVGLITFRDITKLTLKPHANKDRYGRLRVAAALGVTHDAVDRAAALVEAGVDAVVIDTAHGHTKGVVNVLKEVKKRFPDLDVVVGNVATAEAAKYLADAGADAVKVGIGPGSICTTRVVAGVGFPQLSAVMEASHALKGTGVPVIADGGIRYTGDIPKALAAGADCVMLGSMLAGTTESPGETIIYDGRKFKSYRGMGSVEAMKTGSKDRYFQDVEDDIKKLVPEGIVGRVPFKGDLVESMTQFIGGLRAGMGYCGAGSIEELKDKGKFVKITAAGVHESHPHDVTITKEAPNYSRK
- a CDS encoding fumarylacetoacetate hydrolase family protein, with the translated sequence MKIICIGRNYAKHIEELDNERPVEPVVFMKPDTSILLDKNPFFIPEFSNDVHHEVEVVVKINRLGKHIDKKFAHKYYQEIGLGIDFTARDVQQRCKEQGLPWEKAKAFDGATVVSRKFIDKNDLGDLGQLDFQLHKNGELQQDGNTSHMLWNIDEIIAYVSTFFTLKIGDLIFTGTPSGVSRVIENDELVGTLSGQQLFSIRVK
- a CDS encoding Hpt domain-containing protein, which produces MSKRYNLDNIKVLSDNDPEFIKSMVEVFCLEIPQDLENLATGVVEDDRNKVHEYAHKIKPTVEMFGLSTHTDVLVLEAWGKSQDPMDISEHFMRVQEDLQATVKQLKEDFPQ